In Clupea harengus chromosome 13, Ch_v2.0.2, whole genome shotgun sequence, one DNA window encodes the following:
- the fam83ha gene encoding protein FAM83H → MAHRSQCSSAGDNPLDPNYLPPHYREEYRLAIDALVERDLDGYHEFLQSSDVVDFLSKLEIEHIQSTVQGPRHMDKPDAASQGDEGSEGSSDTYWPMQSDLEAPSLDLGWPQQLQFVGPTEFATFVNPPDPAMPSIKTQARRLIKDAQLVIAVAMDIFTDVDIFADLLEAAMRNVAVYILLDDQNAHHFTDMVAHCRVDLNQIKFMRVRTVSGINYYCRTGKLIKGQMMERFMLIDSRAVLGGNYSFMWSFEKLHRCLAHLFLGQLVVTFDEEFRILYAQSEPLVVESAVVPVQKYSSRSDLQKTHQVYPRKPKEYLPEVGMYNAEWAGHLYEGHMDPKLFPLRREDFAQMLPPQANLHPSQQYLTNRPDTSGMDILRRSSYGEGTPGGYYQQYLMHRERQNVDAMETQSTHSHRDQYHFERTSREPIYDPYDKFKTQRYQHSDQYSEPGGPPSIDQVDNYDHVLKFLESNPPVEMGQGSGNLMVPEGPYSQSRRRMQCLGQPHAAQSSPTPLSPREQKRFNMEPTAERKPRDAVAKKGMREWRIHSYLSGYDDASSEDTGPFQGSDAGDDSPFSSQEQLCDLDPLVPRIGQRELKLPSAVLSSHHKKPFQPGDMKNHPSMQTDNKGISAATDSSYTTESEKVEDGTDKPPAEMNVTKDEPFRRRPNPTLHRASRLRNSLLFSSNVEQHRSLFNLAKPAESKEEESPEVLEKGLEKKPLKKQSTIAKGEESKPVELPSSHLQQTSSFMVDMNDPDSRLQFFRQLAAQRKAEVEAKSVEGISEKPCKEPDKTVSCASDGSHSVAEQKPTLKVSHHPTDMHATTESQSFKATKYKVPIKEQGSDTKLVDTLSVTSEAATPSQIHDILPQIATDAEKIEQKRLQEPAVAKCTSSPHPGSNISSSEPQNVMETLKEKSLDSAPEPGKRELPVMPSAIISESSPNPKPVLPVMCGEPDAEKTTSVETNDFSSTTSSEKAAVVASVRAMESCETEEELVGNRPKPTPASKLRNSRLFRSRLKHRSQGDDVSCGQNKTDDQNQRGELSKVSSILAVPGSLDKETSRSEQPITPTNPTTELVKTQDSTKGQSDTASGIHLENISFKRQASFTMGDKSNSLQFQSKVQQTTSAMLDLSDPDSRLRFFRELAAQRKAEQVAAKSAEIIKGHISQKPDKTEDTSAINEKVSVLKQISTDSLSKPLPAGEAEVLDDDAKTLKTQSVPESHAVKDLSGNSAQSSSSSSEFSQTATDTEKMELKKMHAEAPAKLQCTSSTSSVPTNIRLPLKDIPKEVILSCQDQTSQKQTSASEKVDLPNKPVPADSTLPSLPINAGQSAHSPISHPVKSISTAEDSQGGSCSNPSNKQVDSDSSSCSSSIEISSGAECFTTAPSSPCTPTPTEVRPLPLPQKESKFTEPILPPLSSSIKTRSPQRSSSKEDRSKLKKCNSTRQASSTKPGTLLISSPANSSSATGAVSTEHHLAPVSSPGVSTEHHLAPVSSLTKFPVDLHLHTPVEVNNAAGTVITKDSPPLQTALTSPDVNTVDSPTKTDSSLASLSSQTKPSSTAMVSPTRSLQAEAGIPPATTVTSPVASTRATTKTAKKRKKNSTPLKATQAAMVPPTKLRSPVDIKIIKISSDSASVKTEEDQSPVSSPKKVNPMANVAPTECSSSTETKIAETSPILNLDLSEGTVHPHYSPTKTTPVVDVFTEGSSSSYDPETSEASPAPNLTQNEGCSSPKAISTSPKEAVPLTESSSHFPSNINISETSPSVSPVQQVGILSPRSVMSPAVGTLDSPTELHPSSHPISSPTSTSPMLEATQTKLSSPCDVKTLESSLLSDLKQTDSSLPPMATTPSAPLANQMATTSSVPTSPGPKTPNPTDPPHAEAPSSPVMTVSGDSSNSDLTFAEPALPTDESSRSFTSANTTSSFDEAVNGGQLESDAKAVDGDHPTADTVKLCEESPVDELSTTTYLNTKDTVTPPSSEEPKEQKSPSAEPTKSHPSRYQSSTANVLSCSNLRDDTKVLLEQISANSQSRTAKQNLSVTDDAKEDEVKEPQEDSNEHLTSRLRSWNTHMSKKERDRLLTGLDSKRKERRVYSRFEAI, encoded by the exons ATGGCTCACAGATCCCAGTGCTCATCTGCAGGGGATAACCCCCTGGATCCAAACTACCTACCCCCTCATTATCGTGAGGAATACCGTCTGGCTATTGATGCGCTTGTGGAACGCGACCTGGATGGCTACCATGAGTTCCTACAGTCGTCGGACGTTGTGGATTTCCTCTCCAAGCTTGAGATTGAGCACATTCAAAGTACTGTACAGGGTCCTCGTCACATGGATAAACCTGATGCCGCCTCTCAGGGTGACGAGGGATCAGAAGGCTCCTCGGATACGTACTGGCCTATGCAGTCGGACTTGGAGGCTCCCAGCCTGGACCTGGGGTGGCCCCAGCAGCTCCAGTTCGTGGGCCCAACAGAGTTTGCCACATTTGTGAACCCACCGGACCCAGCCATGCCGAGCATTAAGACACAGGCCCGCAGGCTTATCAAAGATGCACAACTA GTTATTGCGGTGGCTATGGACATTTTCACAGATGTTGATATTTTTGCGGATCTCTTGGAGGCAGCTATGCGCAATGTGGCTGTTTACATTTTGCTGGATGACCAAAATGCCCATCACTTTACAGACATGGTGGCACACTGCAGAGTTGATCTGAATCAAATCAAA ttCATGCGTGTTAGAACAGTGTCTGGCATCAACTACTATTGCCGCACAGGGAAGTTAATCAAAGGACAGATGATGGAGCGTTTCATGCTAATTGACAGCAGGGCTGTTCTAGGTGGCAACTACAG TTTTATGTGGTCATTTGAGAAGCTCCACCGTTGTTTAGCCCATCTATTCCTGGGCCAGCTTGTGGTCACCTTTGATGAAGAATTCCGGATTCTATATGCCCAGTCTGAGCCACTTGTAGTTGAGAGTGCTGTTGTCCCCGTACAGAAATATAGCTCTAGGTCTGACCTACAAAAAACACACCAGGTGTATCCCAGGAAACCCAAGGAATATTTACCTGAGGTGGGCATGTACAATGCAGAATGGGCTGGACACCTTTATGAAGGCCATATGGATCCTAAATTGTTTCCTTTAAGGAGGGAGGATTTTGCCCAGATGTTACCACCACAGGCTAATTTGCACCCTTCTCAGCAATACTTGACTAACAGGCCAGATACTTCTGGAATGGACATCTTAAGAAGGTCAAGCTATGGGGAAGGGACCCCTGGTGGCTACTATCAGCAGTACTTGATGCACAGGGAGAGGCAGAATGTTGATGCCATGGAGACGCAGAGCACCCACTCACACAGGGACCAGTATCACTTTGAGAGAACCAGCCGAGAGCCCATTTATGATCCCTACGACAAATTTAAGACCCAGCGATATCAGCACTCAGACCAGTATTCGGAGCCAGGAGGCCCACCTTCAATAGATCAAGTAGACAATTATGACCATGTACTTAAATTCTTAGAGTCCAATCCTCCTGTGGAGATGGGGCAGGGATCTGGGAATTTGATGGTGCCAGAAGGTCCTTACTCTCAGTCAAGGCGACGGATGCAGTGTTTGGGTCAGCCACATGCCGCCCAGAGCTCCCCAACACCGCTTAGCCCACGCGAACAGAAAAGATTCAACATGGAGCCCACTGCGGAACGCAAGCCCCGAGATGCTGTTGCGAAGAAGGGCATGCGAGAGTGGAGGATCCATTCATATCTGAGTGGTTACGATGATGCATCTTCAGAGGACACTGGGCCATTTCAGGGATCAGACGCAGGAGATGATTCCCCTTTCTCTTCACAGGAACAGCTGTGTGATCTGGACCCATTAGTCCCTAGAATAGGCCAAAGAGAGTTGAAGCTGCCGTCAGCTGTCCTCTCTTCACACCATAAGAAACCTTTTCAGCCGGGTGATATGAAAAATCATCCTTCAATGCAAACAGACAACAAAGGCATATCAGCTGCTACAGATTCATCATATaccacagagagtgagaaggtAGAGGATGGGACAGACAAGCCACCAGCAGAAATGAATGTAACGAAGGATGAACCATTCCGTAGGAGACCAAACCCAACTCTTCACAGGGCATCAAGACTGAGGAACTCACTTCTCTTCAGTTCAAACGTGGAACAGCACAGATCTCTTTTTAATTTGGCAAAACCAGCAGAGTCAAAAGAAGAGGAAAGTCCTGAGGTTCTAGAGAAAGGTTTAGAGAAGAAACCTTTGAAAAAGCAATCCACTATAGCTAAAGGAGAGGAATCAAAGCCAGTTGAGCTCCCCTCTAGTCATCTGCAGCAAACATCATCATTCATGGTAGATATGAATGACCCTGATAGTAGGCTACAGtttttcagacagttggctgcCCAACGCAAAGCTGAAGTAGAGGCCAAGTCTGTCGAAGGCATCTCAGAGAAACCATGTAAAGAGCCTGATAAAACAGTGAGCTGTGCCTCTGATGGAAGCCACAGTGTTGCAGAGCAGAAGCCAACTTTAAAAGTCTCACATCATCCAACAGATATGCATGCAACAACTGAATCACAATCCTTCAAAGCAACCAAGTACAaagttcctatcaaggaacaagGTTCAGATACAAAGTTAGTGGATACTTTGAGTGTCACATCAGAGGCTGCCACACCAAGCCAGATTCATGACATACTGCCGCAAATTGCCACAGATGCTGAGAAGATTGAACAGAAGAGGTTACAAGAGCCTGCTGTGGCTAAGTGTACATCATCTCCTCACCCTGGCTCAAACATCTCCAGCTCAGAACCTCAAAATGTTATGGAAACTCTCAAG GAAAAGTCACTTGATTCAGCTCCTGAACCTGGCAAAAGAGAGCTCCCTGTCATGCCTTCAGCCATTATAAGTGAGTCATCACCAAACCCCAAACCTGTTCTGCCTGTCATGTGTGGAGAACCAGACGCAGAGAAAACAACATCAGTTGAAACCAATGATTTCTCAAGCACCACCTCATCTGAAAAGGCTGCAGTGGTGGCTAGTGTGAGGGCAATGGAATCCtgtgaaacagaagaagaactTGTCGGGAATCGACCAAAACCCACTCCGGCCTCCAAATTAAGGAACTCACGTCTCTTCAGGTCACGCTTAAAGCACCGGTCTCAGGGGGACGATGTTTCCTGTGGGCAAAATAAAACCGATGATCAGAATCAAAGGGGTGAATTATCAAAAGTGTCGTCTATCTTAGCTGTTCCTGGCTCTTTGGACAAGGAGACGAGCAGATCTGAGCAGCCCATCACACCTACTAACCCCACAACAGAATTAGTGAAAACACAAGATTCTACAAAGGGACAGAGTGACACAGCTTCTGGAATACATTTGGAGAATATCTCGTTTAAAAGACAGGCTTCGTTTACAATGGGGGACAAATCTAACTCACTTCAATTTCAGTCTAAAGTTCAGCAGACAACCTCAGCCATGTTAGACTTGTCTGACCCAGATAGCAGATTGCGTTTCTTCAGAGAGTTAGCTGCTCAACGCAAAGCTGAGCAGGTAGCAGCGAAGTCTGCGGAGATCATCAAAGGACACATTTCTCAAAAGCCAGACAAGACTGAGGACACCTCTGCAATTAACGAAAAAGTTTCAGTACTAAAACAAATCAGCACAGATTCACTCTCAAAGCCATTACCTGCAGGAGAAGCAGAAGTGCTGGATGACGATGCTAAGACACTTAAAACTCAAAGTGTTCCAGAAAGCCATGCAGTGAAGGATTTGTCAGGCAACTCTGCACAATCTAGCTCCTCCAGTTCTGAGTTTTCTCAAACTGCCACAGACACTGAGAAAATGGAGCTGAAGAAGATGCATGCTGAAGCGCCTGCAAAACTCCAATGTACCTCCTCAACTAGTTCTGTTCCCACTAATATAAGGTTACCCTTAAAAGATATTCCCAAAGAAGTAATCTTGTCCTGTCAAGACCAGACATCACAAAAGCAGACCTCTGCCTCTGAAAAAGTAGATTTACCTAATAAACCAGTTCCAGCAGACTCCACTTTACCTAGTTTACCAATAAATGCTGGTCAGTCTGCACACAGCCCTATCTCGCACCCTGTCAAATCCATTTCCACAGCTGAAGACTCCCAAGGGGGCTCTTGCTCAAACCCCAGCAACAAACAAGTAGACTCAGACTCTTCCTCATGCTCCTCATCAATAGAAATTAGTTCAGGTGCAGAATGTTTCACAACAGCCCCTAGCTCACCTTGTACTCCGACCCCAACTGAAGTCAGGCCATTACCATTGCCTCAAAAAGAGTCTAAATTTACTGAACCCATTTTGCCTCCACTATCTTCCTCCATCAAAACTAGGTCACCTCAAAGAAGCTCTTCAAAAGAGGATAGATCGAAATTAAAGAAATGCAATTCAACAAGACAGGCTTCATCAACTAAACCTGGTACGTTATTGATATCATCTCCAGCAAACTCTAGCTCAGCAACTGGAGCTGTTTCAACAGAGCACCACTTAGCTCCAGTCTCTTCCCCTGGTGTTTCAACAGAGCACCACTTAGCTCCAGTCTCTTCCCTGACAAAGTTTCCAGTGGATTTACATCTTCACACACCAGTGGAAGTAAATAATGCTGCAGGCACTGTCATAACCAAGGATAGCCCACCCCTCCAGACAGCATTAACAAGTCCAGATGTTAACACTGTTGATTCTCCAACAAAAACGGACTCCAGCTTGGCTTCACTTTCTTCCCAAACAAAACCTAGTTCAACAGCAATGGTTTCCCCGACCAGATCACTACAAGCTGAGGCAGGCATACCTCCTGCGACTACAGTAACAAGCCCAGTTGCTAGCACTCGTGCAACAACAAAAACTGcaaaaaaacggaaaaaaaattCTACCCCACTAAAAGCTACCCAAGCAGCAATGGTTCCTCCAACAAAGCTCAGATCACCTGTTGATATCAAAATAATAAAGATAAGTTCTGATTCAGCGTCTGTCAAAACTGAGGAAGACCAGTCTCCAGTTTCCTCCCCAAAAAAGGTTAATCCAATGGCAAATGTTGCCCCAACAGAATGCAGTTCATCCACTGAGACCAAAATAGCAGAGACAAGCCCAATTCTTAATTTGGACCTATCAGAAGGAACTGTACATCCACATTATTCCCCAACAAAAACAACTCCAGTAGTTGATGTTTTTACAGAGGGCTCCAGTTCATCATATGATCCTGAAACATCAGAGGCAAGTCCTGCTCCAAATCTGACCCAAAATGAGGGTTGCTCTTCCCCCAAGGCAATCTCTACCAGCCCAAAAGAAGCAGTACCCCTAACCGAGTCCagttctcactttccctctaaTATCAACATTTCAGAGACAAGTCCATCTGTAAGTCCTGTACAACAGGTGGGGATCCTATCCCCCAGGTCAGTCATGAGTCCAGCAGTTGGCACATTGGATAGTCCCACAGAACTTCATCCCAGTTCACATCCTATATCTTCCCCTACAAGCACTAGCCCAATGTTAGAAGCTACCCAGACAAAGTTAAGTTCACCCTGTGATGTCAAAACATTGGAGTCAAGTCTACTTTCAGATCTTAAACAAACTGACAGTAGCCTTCCTCCCATGGCTACCACACCATCAGCCCCCCTTGCCAATCAAATGGCAACAACATCTAGTGTACCAACAAGTCCAGGCCCCAAAACACCCAACCCTACTGATCCCCCCCATGCAGAGGCCCCCTCATCTCCAGTCATGACTGTCTCAGGAGATAGTTCTAATTCTGATCTTACTTTTGCAGAGCCAGCTTTGCCTACAGATGAATCAAGCAGGTCATTCACTTCTGCCAACACAACCTCAAGCTTTGATGAAGCTGTCAATGGGGGGCAGCTTGAAAGTGATGCAAAAGCAGTGGATGGGGACCAccccacagcagacacagttaAGTTGTGTGAGGAGTCACCTGTAGATGAGCTTAGCACCACCACATATCTAAATACTAAAGACACTGTGACCCCACCAAGTTCAGAAGAGCCAAAAGAACAAAAATCTCCCTCTGCAGAACCGACCAAAAGTCATCCCAGTCGTTACCAGTCATCCACTGCCAATGTGCTGTCTTGCAGTAACCTCAGAGATGACACCAAAGTTCTTTTGGAGCAGATATCAGCCAATAGTCAAAGCCGAACTGCCAAGCAGAACCTTTCAGTCACAGATGATGCTAAAGAAGATGAAGTAAAGGAACCTCAAGAAGATAGCAACGAACATTTAACCAGCAGATTAAGGTCCTGGAACACTCATATGAGCAAGAAGGAACGCGATAGGTTACTAACTGGTTTGGACagcaagagaaaggaaagaagagtctaCAGTCGCTTTGAG GCCATCTAG
- the LOC105890875 gene encoding androgen-dependent TFPI-regulating protein, translating into MSGAVQKIYHLAAFSWYAFVIQSLYAKGDEDLPPGIFVYGGPWKYLTFLNLILQMVFFGLAALNDLQSSVKGLRVARDLLFSIYAFPVGMFVVMLFWSIFAYDRQLVYPASLDNFFPPWINHAMHTFVLPILIGEILLQPHAYPKTKTGMTALGVVGLAYLSWVIWVYLSVGIWVYPLLSLFSPAGLIGFFFFNMTVVTLLYLLGQTLNSCIWGKTQKVKRKA; encoded by the exons ATGAGTGGAGCTGTGCAGAAGATCTACCACCTTGCTGCTTTTAGCTGGTATGCATTTGTCATACAGTCACTTTACGCCAAAGGAGATGAAGACCTTCCACCTGGGATATTTGTTTATGGCGGTCCCTGGAAATACCTGACATTCTTAAACCTG ATTCTCCAGATGGTGTTCTTTGGCCTGGCTGCACTGAATGACCTCCAGTCCTCGGTGAAAGGCTTGCGTGTGGCCAGGGACCTGCTCTTCTCAATCTATGCCTTCCCAGTAGGCATG TTTGTGGTCATGTTGTTTTGGTCGATCTTTGCATACGACCGGCAACTCGTTTACCCTGCATCTCTGGACAATTTCTTCCCTCCCTGGATAAACCATGCAATG CACACCTTTGTGTTACCAATCCTAATTGGAGAGATTTTGCTACAACCTCATGCCTATCCAAAGACCAAAACAGGAATGACGGCATTAGGTGTTGTAGGGCTTGCCTACTTAAGTTG GGTGATTTGGGTGTACCTGAGTGTGGGTATCTGGGTgtatcccctcctctctttgttCAGTCCAGCTGGACTGATAGGCTTCTTCTTTTTCAACATGACCGTGGTGACTCTGCTTTATCTGCTGGGGCAGACCCTGAACAGCTGCATTTGGG GGAAAACGCAGAAGGTCAAGAGGAAAGCATAG